In the genome of bacterium, the window ATATCGTCAAGGCACAGAGCGATGTCTGGTTCGTGGTGTACCAGCCGATCGCTTTTGTTGTCTTTTTTATCGCGGCGCTGGCCGAGACCAACCGGGTTCCCTTCGATCTTCCCGAGGCCGAGACCGAGCTGGTGGCTGGCTTCCACACCGAGTACAGCGGGATGAAGTTCGCCTTCTTCTTCCTTGCCGAGTATGCGAGTATGGTCGTGATTTCGACCATCGGCGTTTCTCTTTTCTTCGGCGGGTGGAACGGCATCCTCGGGATACCGCTTCCGGGGTTTGTCTGGTACTTCATCAAGGTGGCCGCCATGCTGTTCGTTTTCATCTGGCTGCGGGCGACCCTGCCCAGGTACCGGTATGATCAGCTGATGCGCGTGGGCTGGAAGTTCATGTTCCCGCTCGTGATGCTCAATATTTTCCTGACGGGCCTTTTGAAGTATCTCTTCCTTTAGGGAGAAGCGTCTTTTGGAACTGCCTTTTTTCTATCTGTTCGCGGCGGGCATTGTCATCGCCTCCCTGCTGATGATCACGCGGTCAAACGTGGTGCACGCCGCGCTTTCGCTCGTGTTGACCTTCTTCTTTCTCGCCGGTCTTTTCGTTCTGATGGGGGCGGAGTTTCTCGCCGTCGTCCAGATTCTCATCTACGTCGGCGGGATCATGGTGCTCTATCTGTTCTCCATCATGCTCATGAACGTGCGGGTGGCGGTTCGCCTCAGGCAGTGGCACCGGCAGAGTGTGGTGGCGGTCGCGATCGCCGTGATCCTGGCGGTGGAGATTTGGGTGGTTTTGAAGAAGGGGTCTTATCCGGCCCTGAAGAGCGCTTCCTGGAGCATCGGGGCGACCCCCGGTAACGTCGAGGCGCTCGGCTCGGTGCTCTATACGAAGTTCCTCTTTCCGTTTGAGGTGGCGTCGGTGTTGCTGCTGGCGGCGATGGTGGGTGCCATCGTCCTCGCCAAGCGTACGATCGATCGTTAGCGAAAGGGAAGGAAAATGGTTCCGCTTTCACATTATCTGGCGCTGAGCGCGATCCTGTTCATCATCGGGGGCGCCGGGGTGCTGATGCGCCGCAACGCCATCATCGTCTTGATGAGCATCGAGCTGATGCTCAACGCGGTGAACATCACTTTTGTGGGCTTTGCGCGCCAGCTGGGTGATTTGACGGGCCAGGTGTTCGCGATTTTCGTGATCGCGGTGGCCGCCGCGGAAGCTGCGGTCGGGCTGGCCATCCTGATCTCCTTGAACCGGGACCGCACCATTATGAATGTTGACGAAGTGAACTTGCTGAAGTGGTAGGGGAAATATGATCGCGTACGCATGGCTTATTCCGCTCTTTCCCGCTGTGGGCGCTTTGCTGAACGGCCTGCTGGGAGCGCGCTACATCCGCCACAAGGCGGGGCTGGTGGCGTGCCTGGCTTCGGGACTCTCGTTCCTGGTGGTCCTGGGGATCGCCAAGGAGATGATCTTCGGCGCGGGCGGAACCCACACGGTCGTCCTCTGGGACTGGGTGAGCGCGGGCACCTTCAGCGCCTCGCTCAGCTTTCTGATCGATCCGCTGAGCACCATCATGCTACTGGTCGTCTCGGGGGTGGGTTTCCTGGTCCACGTCTACTCGGTGGGCTACATGCACGGCGATCCCGGTTATCCGCGGTTTTTCGCCTACCTGAACCTTTTCATGCTCGCGATGTTCATCCTCGTCCTGGGCGATAACTACCTGGTGATGTTCGTCGGCTGGGAGGGGGTGGGCCTTTGCAGCTACCTCCTGATCGGTTTCTGGTTCGAGAAGAAGTCGGCCTCCGACGCCGGCAAGAAGGCCTTCATCGTCAACCGTATCGGGGACGCGGGCTTTCTCCTCGGCATGTTCCTCATCTGGACCCTGACCGGCAGCCTGACCTACACCGAGGTGTTCCAGAAGGCGCCCGATCTCACGGCGGCGGGCGCGACGGCCATCGGGCTGCTGCTCTTCATCGGTGCCGCCGGCAAGAGCGCGCAGATTCCGCTCTACGTCTGGCTGCCGGACGCCATGGAGGGCCCGACCCCGGTCAGCGCCCTGATCCACGCGGCCACGATGGTGACGGCGGGGGTCTACATGGTGGTCCGGACGAGCCCGATCTACGTCATGGGGCCGGGGGCGCTCGAGGTGGTCGCCTGGGTCGGCGCCCTGACCGCCATCTTTGCCGCCACGATGGGCCTCGCCCAGAACGACATCAAGCGCGTCCTTGCCTACAGCACGGTGAGCCAGCTCGGCTTCATGTTCATGGCGCTGGGGGTGGGCGCCTTCGTCTCCGGCGTCTTCCATTTGATGACGCACGCCTTCTTCAAGGGTCTCCTCTTCTTGGGGAGCGGAAGCGTCATCCACGCC includes:
- the nuoK gene encoding NADH-quinone oxidoreductase subunit NuoK; translation: MVPLSHYLALSAILFIIGGAGVLMRRNAIIVLMSIELMLNAVNITFVGFARQLGDLTGQVFAIFVIAVAAAEAAVGLAILISLNRDRTIMNVDEVNLLKW
- a CDS encoding NADH-quinone oxidoreductase subunit J, with amino-acid sequence MELPFFYLFAAGIVIASLLMITRSNVVHAALSLVLTFFFLAGLFVLMGAEFLAVVQILIYVGGIMVLYLFSIMLMNVRVAVRLRQWHRQSVVAVAIAVILAVEIWVVLKKGSYPALKSASWSIGATPGNVEALGSVLYTKFLFPFEVASVLLLAAMVGAIVLAKRTIDR
- the nuoL gene encoding NADH-quinone oxidoreductase subunit L, yielding MIAYAWLIPLFPAVGALLNGLLGARYIRHKAGLVACLASGLSFLVVLGIAKEMIFGAGGTHTVVLWDWVSAGTFSASLSFLIDPLSTIMLLVVSGVGFLVHVYSVGYMHGDPGYPRFFAYLNLFMLAMFILVLGDNYLVMFVGWEGVGLCSYLLIGFWFEKKSASDAGKKAFIVNRIGDAGFLLGMFLIWTLTGSLTYTEVFQKAPDLTAAGATAIGLLLFIGAAGKSAQIPLYVWLPDAMEGPTPVSALIHAATMVTAGVYMVVRTSPIYVMGPGALEVVAWVGALTAIFAATMGLAQNDIKRVLAYSTVSQLGFMFMALGVGAFVSGVFHLMTHAFFKGLLFLGSGSVIHALHHAPVDQQQDMRYMGGLRKKLPITYWTFVIGAIAIAGVPPFAGFWSKDEILANAFFTGHYGIWAIGTIAAFMTAFYMFRLIFMTFHGEMRVDHHAREHIHESPASMTVPLIILAILSVVGGAIPGFPPETGWIHKFLNPSVASLGGGHAMNEGVRLVQVATEAAGGHGGSAATLLVVLAIAVGLGGIALAWLMYIRKPAMPEGLVRKFPGLHRVIYHKYYVDEIYQACIVTPIYRFMNSLWTFDAKVVDGAVNGSGLITMVSSRLSGIFDLRTVDGAVNGVASVLQFFGQVFKFIQSGMIQNYLLVMLLGIFLMLSAYLFR